From a single Parambassis ranga chromosome 2, fParRan2.1, whole genome shotgun sequence genomic region:
- the ahr1b gene encoding aryl hydrocarbon receptor 1b isoform X1, translating to MYAGRKRRKPAQKGVKPTPAEGTKTNPSKRHRDRLNSELDRLASLLPFPEDIISSLDKLSILRLSVSYLRTKSFFSVAIKNQLCNGVNKSGDHGNGNKTAGSGDGRIPEGELLLQALNGFILVVTAEGIIFFCSHTIQDYLGFHQTDVMHQSVFELIHTEDQQEFRRNLHWALNPPVSLGPPADSSPDGESTSTPSCPVSYNPDQLPPENSSFLERGFVCRFRCLLDNSSGFLALNIQGRLKFLHGQSRRQGDNEGGTPPQLALFAIATPLQPPAILEIRTRNMIFRTKHKLDFTPMACDAKGKIVLGYTEAELRVRGSGYQFIHAADMLYCAENHVRMIKTGESGLTVFRLLTKDNRWKWVQANARLVYKNGKPDYIIATQRPLVDEEGGEHLRKRSMQLPFTFATGEALLYQTGFPLHGFPDSFQGKAKGSKSKKGKVDKSSSDDLDPKSLLGALMSQDESVYVCQPDTEPKMSNHCSMFGEQQSKADGFEGLLSRDSWHTVSNGEVGRCSSKTSSFDPLLATLDSLSLDGEETCSNSELFSALENLGLNAEDLELLLLDERMIQVELDPSHIPSLSDLLTNNEILSYIHDSLESGTEGEGCGDGGGFGRDSSQQSCLTPAVPHSSRQPIVQLSQQMQQHVSSAELLKAPPGSVHTNAQPATPSSHWVENHPSNHAHQHAALKAPRPNGEHRQLNSLQQWQQDQQPLHHQLSTNGALLLGFQNQLGLTTNGSYIQNGRPVFPPNEEAIHIDHSMSGTPQAGGTAPNGPTVQDVCHYQSLAATPPCQAQGHLKHQPALQQSQGPAESSALDLEQFLALSEPQHSLPSLEAYSMFSSTQDSTHSKLENGCLLSATNATYVRTCVLPTEVSLPDGLPALQDPHKSGFFL from the exons ATGTACGCGGGACGCAAGCGGAGAAAACCGGCCCAGAAGGG AGTCAAGCCGACCCCCGCCGAGGGCACCAAGACCAACCCGTCCAAGCGGCACCGCGACCGCCTGAACTCCGAGCTGGACCGGCTGGCCAGCCTGCTGCCCTTCCCCGAGGACATCATCTCCAGCCTGGACAAGCTGTCCATCCTGAGGCTCAGCGTCAGCTACCTCCGCACCAAGAGCTTCTTCTCAG TGGCGATAAAGAACCAGCTGTGCAATGGCGTCAACAAGAGCGGCGATCACGGCAACGGCAACAAGACGGCAGGAAGTGGCGACGGGCGGATACCTGAGggcgagctgctgctgcag GCCCTGAACGGCTTCATCCTGGTGGTGACGGCCGAGGGAAtcatcttcttctgctctcACACCATCCAGGATTACCTCGGCTTCCATCAG ACTGACGTCATGCACCAGAGTGTGTTTGAGCTGATCCACACTGAAGACCAGCAGGAGTTCAGGCGGAACCTGCACTGGGCTCTCAACCCCCCTGTCAGCCTGGGACCCCCTGCCGACTCCTCCCCAG ATGGGGAGTCCACGTCGACCCCCTCCTGCCCGGTGAGCTACAACCCCGACCAGCTTCCACCTGAGAACTCGTCCTTCCTGGAGAGAGGCTTCGTCTGCCGCTTCCGCTGTCTGCTGGACAACTCCTCCGGCTTCCTG GCACTGAACATCCAGGGCAGGCTGAAGTTCCTCCACGGTCAGAGCCGCCGGCAGGGCGACAACGAGGGCGGCACCCCGCCTCAGCTCGCCCTGTTCGCCATCGCCAcgcccctgcagcctccagccaTCTTGGAAATCAGGACGAGGAACATGATCTTCAGGACCAAGCACAAACTCGACTTCACGCCTATGGCCTGTGATGCAAA GGGTAAAATCGTTCTGGGCTACACTGAGGCTGAGCTGAGAGTCCGAGGGTCAGGATACCAGTTCATCCACGCTGCTGACATGCTGTACTGCGCTGAGAATCACGTCCGGA TGATAAAGACGGGAGAGAGCGGCCTCACCGTCTTCAGGCTGCTCACCAAGGACAACCGGTGGAAGTGGGTCCAGGCCAACGCCCGGCTCGTCTACAAGAACGGCAAGCCAGACTACATCATCGCCACGCAGAGGCCTTTGGT GGACGAGGAAGGAGGGGAGCACCTGAGGAAGCGCTCTATGCAGCTTCCCTTCACGTTCGCCACCGGAGAGGCTCTCCTCTACCAGACAGGGTTTCCACTGCACGGCTTCCCGGATTCCTTCCAGGGCAAAGCCAAAGGCAGCAAGTCCAAAAAGGGCAAAGTGGACAAGAGCTCTTCAGATGACCTGGACCCAAAGTCCCTGCTGGGAGCGCTGATGAGCCAGGACgagtctgtgtatgtctgcCAGCCGGATACAGAGCCTAAGATGTCCAACCACTGCAGCATGTTCGGCGAACAGCAGAGTAAGGCTGATGGATTTGAAGGCTTGTTAAGCAGGGACAGCTGGCATACTGTCTCTAACGGGGAGGTGGGGAGATGTAGCAGCAAAACCTCCAGTTTTGACCCACTTCTGGCCACCCTGGACTCTCTGTCTCTGGACGGAGAGGAAACGTGCTCCAACAGCGAGTTGTTCAGCGCTCTGGAGAACCTGGGCCTGAACGCTGAGGacctggagctgctgctcctggacGAGAGGATGATCCAGGTGGAGCTGGACCCCAGCCACATCCCAAGCCTCAGTGACCTCCTCACCAACAACGAAATCCTCTCCTACATCCACGACTCTCTGGAGAGTGGGACGGAGGGAGAGGGTTGCGGGGACGGCGGTGGATTTGGACGTGACTCGTCCCAGCAGTCGTGTTTGACGCCTGCAGTCcctcacagcagcaggcagcccATAGTGCAGCTGTCGCAACAGATGCAGCAGCACGTCAGCTCGGCCGAGCTGCTGAAAGCTCCGCCTGGTTCAGTTCACACTAACGCCCAGCCTGCAACTCCCAGCAGCCACTGGGTGGAGAACCATCCCAGCAACCACGCCCACCAGCACGCCGCACTCAAAGCCCCGCGGCCAAATGGGGAGCACAGACAGCTAAACTCACtccagcagtggcagcaggaCCAGCAGCCGCTCCACCACCAGCTCAGCACTAACGGCGCTTTGCTGTTAGGCTTCCAGAACCAGCTCGGACTGACCACAAATGGATCTTACATCCAAAATGGACGTCCTGTCTTTCCACCAAATGAGGAGGCGATCCACATAGATCACAGCATGTCCGGCACGCCACAGGCAGGAGGCACAGCACCGAACGGCCCGACTGTGCAGGACGTTTGTCACTACCAAAGCCTGGCTGCCACGCCGCCCTGCCAGGCGCAGGGTCACCTCAAACACCAGCCGGCGCTGCAGCAGTCCCAGGGTCCCGCTGAGAGCTCTGCACTGGACTTAGAGCAGTTCCTGGCTCTGTCAGAGCCGCAGCACAGCCTGCCATCCTTAGAGGCCTACAGCATGTTCAGCTCCACTCAAGACTCCACGCACAGCAAG CTGGAGAACGGCTGCCTCCTCAGTGCCACCAACGCCACCTACGTCAGGACGTGCGTCCTGCCGACAGAGGTGTCCCTCCCTGACGGACTCCCCGCCCTGCAGGACCCACACAAATCTGGATTCTTCCTCTGA
- the ahr1b gene encoding aryl hydrocarbon receptor 1b isoform X2 — protein MSLLRQWTCLFLDNNMEALNGFILVVTAEGIIFFCSHTIQDYLGFHQTDVMHQSVFELIHTEDQQEFRRNLHWALNPPVSLGPPADSSPDGESTSTPSCPVSYNPDQLPPENSSFLERGFVCRFRCLLDNSSGFLALNIQGRLKFLHGQSRRQGDNEGGTPPQLALFAIATPLQPPAILEIRTRNMIFRTKHKLDFTPMACDAKGKIVLGYTEAELRVRGSGYQFIHAADMLYCAENHVRMIKTGESGLTVFRLLTKDNRWKWVQANARLVYKNGKPDYIIATQRPLVDEEGGEHLRKRSMQLPFTFATGEALLYQTGFPLHGFPDSFQGKAKGSKSKKGKVDKSSSDDLDPKSLLGALMSQDESVYVCQPDTEPKMSNHCSMFGEQQSKADGFEGLLSRDSWHTVSNGEVGRCSSKTSSFDPLLATLDSLSLDGEETCSNSELFSALENLGLNAEDLELLLLDERMIQVELDPSHIPSLSDLLTNNEILSYIHDSLESGTEGEGCGDGGGFGRDSSQQSCLTPAVPHSSRQPIVQLSQQMQQHVSSAELLKAPPGSVHTNAQPATPSSHWVENHPSNHAHQHAALKAPRPNGEHRQLNSLQQWQQDQQPLHHQLSTNGALLLGFQNQLGLTTNGSYIQNGRPVFPPNEEAIHIDHSMSGTPQAGGTAPNGPTVQDVCHYQSLAATPPCQAQGHLKHQPALQQSQGPAESSALDLEQFLALSEPQHSLPSLEAYSMFSSTQDSTHSKLENGCLLSATNATYVRTCVLPTEVSLPDGLPALQDPHKSGFFL, from the exons ATGTCCTTATTAAGGCAGTGGACATGTCTATTTCTGGACAATAACATGGAG GCCCTGAACGGCTTCATCCTGGTGGTGACGGCCGAGGGAAtcatcttcttctgctctcACACCATCCAGGATTACCTCGGCTTCCATCAG ACTGACGTCATGCACCAGAGTGTGTTTGAGCTGATCCACACTGAAGACCAGCAGGAGTTCAGGCGGAACCTGCACTGGGCTCTCAACCCCCCTGTCAGCCTGGGACCCCCTGCCGACTCCTCCCCAG ATGGGGAGTCCACGTCGACCCCCTCCTGCCCGGTGAGCTACAACCCCGACCAGCTTCCACCTGAGAACTCGTCCTTCCTGGAGAGAGGCTTCGTCTGCCGCTTCCGCTGTCTGCTGGACAACTCCTCCGGCTTCCTG GCACTGAACATCCAGGGCAGGCTGAAGTTCCTCCACGGTCAGAGCCGCCGGCAGGGCGACAACGAGGGCGGCACCCCGCCTCAGCTCGCCCTGTTCGCCATCGCCAcgcccctgcagcctccagccaTCTTGGAAATCAGGACGAGGAACATGATCTTCAGGACCAAGCACAAACTCGACTTCACGCCTATGGCCTGTGATGCAAA GGGTAAAATCGTTCTGGGCTACACTGAGGCTGAGCTGAGAGTCCGAGGGTCAGGATACCAGTTCATCCACGCTGCTGACATGCTGTACTGCGCTGAGAATCACGTCCGGA TGATAAAGACGGGAGAGAGCGGCCTCACCGTCTTCAGGCTGCTCACCAAGGACAACCGGTGGAAGTGGGTCCAGGCCAACGCCCGGCTCGTCTACAAGAACGGCAAGCCAGACTACATCATCGCCACGCAGAGGCCTTTGGT GGACGAGGAAGGAGGGGAGCACCTGAGGAAGCGCTCTATGCAGCTTCCCTTCACGTTCGCCACCGGAGAGGCTCTCCTCTACCAGACAGGGTTTCCACTGCACGGCTTCCCGGATTCCTTCCAGGGCAAAGCCAAAGGCAGCAAGTCCAAAAAGGGCAAAGTGGACAAGAGCTCTTCAGATGACCTGGACCCAAAGTCCCTGCTGGGAGCGCTGATGAGCCAGGACgagtctgtgtatgtctgcCAGCCGGATACAGAGCCTAAGATGTCCAACCACTGCAGCATGTTCGGCGAACAGCAGAGTAAGGCTGATGGATTTGAAGGCTTGTTAAGCAGGGACAGCTGGCATACTGTCTCTAACGGGGAGGTGGGGAGATGTAGCAGCAAAACCTCCAGTTTTGACCCACTTCTGGCCACCCTGGACTCTCTGTCTCTGGACGGAGAGGAAACGTGCTCCAACAGCGAGTTGTTCAGCGCTCTGGAGAACCTGGGCCTGAACGCTGAGGacctggagctgctgctcctggacGAGAGGATGATCCAGGTGGAGCTGGACCCCAGCCACATCCCAAGCCTCAGTGACCTCCTCACCAACAACGAAATCCTCTCCTACATCCACGACTCTCTGGAGAGTGGGACGGAGGGAGAGGGTTGCGGGGACGGCGGTGGATTTGGACGTGACTCGTCCCAGCAGTCGTGTTTGACGCCTGCAGTCcctcacagcagcaggcagcccATAGTGCAGCTGTCGCAACAGATGCAGCAGCACGTCAGCTCGGCCGAGCTGCTGAAAGCTCCGCCTGGTTCAGTTCACACTAACGCCCAGCCTGCAACTCCCAGCAGCCACTGGGTGGAGAACCATCCCAGCAACCACGCCCACCAGCACGCCGCACTCAAAGCCCCGCGGCCAAATGGGGAGCACAGACAGCTAAACTCACtccagcagtggcagcaggaCCAGCAGCCGCTCCACCACCAGCTCAGCACTAACGGCGCTTTGCTGTTAGGCTTCCAGAACCAGCTCGGACTGACCACAAATGGATCTTACATCCAAAATGGACGTCCTGTCTTTCCACCAAATGAGGAGGCGATCCACATAGATCACAGCATGTCCGGCACGCCACAGGCAGGAGGCACAGCACCGAACGGCCCGACTGTGCAGGACGTTTGTCACTACCAAAGCCTGGCTGCCACGCCGCCCTGCCAGGCGCAGGGTCACCTCAAACACCAGCCGGCGCTGCAGCAGTCCCAGGGTCCCGCTGAGAGCTCTGCACTGGACTTAGAGCAGTTCCTGGCTCTGTCAGAGCCGCAGCACAGCCTGCCATCCTTAGAGGCCTACAGCATGTTCAGCTCCACTCAAGACTCCACGCACAGCAAG CTGGAGAACGGCTGCCTCCTCAGTGCCACCAACGCCACCTACGTCAGGACGTGCGTCCTGCCGACAGAGGTGTCCCTCCCTGACGGACTCCCCGCCCTGCAGGACCCACACAAATCTGGATTCTTCCTCTGA
- the ahr1b gene encoding aryl hydrocarbon receptor 1b isoform X3, which produces MHQSVFELIHTEDQQEFRRNLHWALNPPVSLGPPADSSPDGESTSTPSCPVSYNPDQLPPENSSFLERGFVCRFRCLLDNSSGFLALNIQGRLKFLHGQSRRQGDNEGGTPPQLALFAIATPLQPPAILEIRTRNMIFRTKHKLDFTPMACDAKGKIVLGYTEAELRVRGSGYQFIHAADMLYCAENHVRMIKTGESGLTVFRLLTKDNRWKWVQANARLVYKNGKPDYIIATQRPLVDEEGGEHLRKRSMQLPFTFATGEALLYQTGFPLHGFPDSFQGKAKGSKSKKGKVDKSSSDDLDPKSLLGALMSQDESVYVCQPDTEPKMSNHCSMFGEQQSKADGFEGLLSRDSWHTVSNGEVGRCSSKTSSFDPLLATLDSLSLDGEETCSNSELFSALENLGLNAEDLELLLLDERMIQVELDPSHIPSLSDLLTNNEILSYIHDSLESGTEGEGCGDGGGFGRDSSQQSCLTPAVPHSSRQPIVQLSQQMQQHVSSAELLKAPPGSVHTNAQPATPSSHWVENHPSNHAHQHAALKAPRPNGEHRQLNSLQQWQQDQQPLHHQLSTNGALLLGFQNQLGLTTNGSYIQNGRPVFPPNEEAIHIDHSMSGTPQAGGTAPNGPTVQDVCHYQSLAATPPCQAQGHLKHQPALQQSQGPAESSALDLEQFLALSEPQHSLPSLEAYSMFSSTQDSTHSKLENGCLLSATNATYVRTCVLPTEVSLPDGLPALQDPHKSGFFL; this is translated from the exons ATGCACCAGAGTGTGTTTGAGCTGATCCACACTGAAGACCAGCAGGAGTTCAGGCGGAACCTGCACTGGGCTCTCAACCCCCCTGTCAGCCTGGGACCCCCTGCCGACTCCTCCCCAG ATGGGGAGTCCACGTCGACCCCCTCCTGCCCGGTGAGCTACAACCCCGACCAGCTTCCACCTGAGAACTCGTCCTTCCTGGAGAGAGGCTTCGTCTGCCGCTTCCGCTGTCTGCTGGACAACTCCTCCGGCTTCCTG GCACTGAACATCCAGGGCAGGCTGAAGTTCCTCCACGGTCAGAGCCGCCGGCAGGGCGACAACGAGGGCGGCACCCCGCCTCAGCTCGCCCTGTTCGCCATCGCCAcgcccctgcagcctccagccaTCTTGGAAATCAGGACGAGGAACATGATCTTCAGGACCAAGCACAAACTCGACTTCACGCCTATGGCCTGTGATGCAAA GGGTAAAATCGTTCTGGGCTACACTGAGGCTGAGCTGAGAGTCCGAGGGTCAGGATACCAGTTCATCCACGCTGCTGACATGCTGTACTGCGCTGAGAATCACGTCCGGA TGATAAAGACGGGAGAGAGCGGCCTCACCGTCTTCAGGCTGCTCACCAAGGACAACCGGTGGAAGTGGGTCCAGGCCAACGCCCGGCTCGTCTACAAGAACGGCAAGCCAGACTACATCATCGCCACGCAGAGGCCTTTGGT GGACGAGGAAGGAGGGGAGCACCTGAGGAAGCGCTCTATGCAGCTTCCCTTCACGTTCGCCACCGGAGAGGCTCTCCTCTACCAGACAGGGTTTCCACTGCACGGCTTCCCGGATTCCTTCCAGGGCAAAGCCAAAGGCAGCAAGTCCAAAAAGGGCAAAGTGGACAAGAGCTCTTCAGATGACCTGGACCCAAAGTCCCTGCTGGGAGCGCTGATGAGCCAGGACgagtctgtgtatgtctgcCAGCCGGATACAGAGCCTAAGATGTCCAACCACTGCAGCATGTTCGGCGAACAGCAGAGTAAGGCTGATGGATTTGAAGGCTTGTTAAGCAGGGACAGCTGGCATACTGTCTCTAACGGGGAGGTGGGGAGATGTAGCAGCAAAACCTCCAGTTTTGACCCACTTCTGGCCACCCTGGACTCTCTGTCTCTGGACGGAGAGGAAACGTGCTCCAACAGCGAGTTGTTCAGCGCTCTGGAGAACCTGGGCCTGAACGCTGAGGacctggagctgctgctcctggacGAGAGGATGATCCAGGTGGAGCTGGACCCCAGCCACATCCCAAGCCTCAGTGACCTCCTCACCAACAACGAAATCCTCTCCTACATCCACGACTCTCTGGAGAGTGGGACGGAGGGAGAGGGTTGCGGGGACGGCGGTGGATTTGGACGTGACTCGTCCCAGCAGTCGTGTTTGACGCCTGCAGTCcctcacagcagcaggcagcccATAGTGCAGCTGTCGCAACAGATGCAGCAGCACGTCAGCTCGGCCGAGCTGCTGAAAGCTCCGCCTGGTTCAGTTCACACTAACGCCCAGCCTGCAACTCCCAGCAGCCACTGGGTGGAGAACCATCCCAGCAACCACGCCCACCAGCACGCCGCACTCAAAGCCCCGCGGCCAAATGGGGAGCACAGACAGCTAAACTCACtccagcagtggcagcaggaCCAGCAGCCGCTCCACCACCAGCTCAGCACTAACGGCGCTTTGCTGTTAGGCTTCCAGAACCAGCTCGGACTGACCACAAATGGATCTTACATCCAAAATGGACGTCCTGTCTTTCCACCAAATGAGGAGGCGATCCACATAGATCACAGCATGTCCGGCACGCCACAGGCAGGAGGCACAGCACCGAACGGCCCGACTGTGCAGGACGTTTGTCACTACCAAAGCCTGGCTGCCACGCCGCCCTGCCAGGCGCAGGGTCACCTCAAACACCAGCCGGCGCTGCAGCAGTCCCAGGGTCCCGCTGAGAGCTCTGCACTGGACTTAGAGCAGTTCCTGGCTCTGTCAGAGCCGCAGCACAGCCTGCCATCCTTAGAGGCCTACAGCATGTTCAGCTCCACTCAAGACTCCACGCACAGCAAG CTGGAGAACGGCTGCCTCCTCAGTGCCACCAACGCCACCTACGTCAGGACGTGCGTCCTGCCGACAGAGGTGTCCCTCCCTGACGGACTCCCCGCCCTGCAGGACCCACACAAATCTGGATTCTTCCTCTGA
- the ahr2 gene encoding aryl hydrocarbon receptor 2: MLPNTAQYAAKKRKKPVQKIPKPPPPDGAKSNPSKRHRDRLNGELDKLTSLLPFTEEVRARLDKLSVLRLSVGYLKVKSFFNATMKAGQNSSSWTSERSLMFGANVQSTMAPPSSASTASIPAPSSSSMATSLDGVSFFEGDLLLQALNGFVLVVTAEGYVFYTSPTIQDFLGFHQSDVVHQSVFELIHTDDRALFRRQLHFSLNPPCDGASSPSEQNSAEISTNMITYDPQVIPPENSSFLERNFCCRFRCLLDNSSGFLALNFRGRLKFIHGQNRVSEDGKLVPPQLALFSIATPLQTPSILEIRTKTLIFQTKHKLDFTPMGIDTRGKVVLGYNEVELCMKGSGYHFIHAADMMYCAENHLRMMKTGDSGFTVFRLLTKNQTWVWVQASARLVFKGGKPDFIVARQRALTNEEGEEQLRLRRLQLPFNFATGEALLYDTAPSIDIPDPCSAPKQRKMDSYSVSRDSILGCMLSQDQSIYCEHNSANTLSSLNDMAFKDTHATVNVPGDAASKSAVGGLVKPEATVQDMVETLQEILGDGDLSETLEVGPDELKSWESTLLKMNFNSCEFSDNLNDILSNDILSYVEEQLRKEGGLQLPDQLDDVPTYLSSLELQTVEADQDFGWPLEPPNQLISNGGMMELSHLDFPGLQQSFPAPLQLGAPVTFNSSLSNVCPQTQNPLITLQVNATDNNLAAFPLRPTNPLLPNQMTQPIQNQLQMRAPNQPVILPDQNTDRQLNAVFTFQGNQWNSSSNQVENVDISNHPSLPSCLQGRFPLQAQNGVSQRQAWPLEQQQLHQQMAACLKQIPRNPMDVGAVGRQVFRTPETRGAPGPVPQDAEPPPAQRCMFRNAPPAAPVNGVHHAKIASKPSCFYQAGSAPGVAAIPDEAVLSCQVAAGLTQNGVLTHQQQYLSFSDQAQINNHPVDRNVNACYSENK; this comes from the exons CCACCATGAAGGCCGGGCAGAACAGCTCCAGCTGGACCAGCGAGCGGAGCCTGATGTTTGGAGCTAACGTCCAGAGCACGATGGCGCcgccctcctctgcctccacagCCTCCATccctgccccctcctcctcctccatggcgACCTCCCTGGACGGGGTCAGCTTCTTTGAGGGAGACCTGCTGCTTCAG gcgCTGAACGGCTTCGTGCTGGTGGTGACGGCCGAAGGCTACGTCTTCTACACATCGCCCACCATCCAGGACTTCCTCGGCTTCCACCAG tCCGACGTCGTCCATCAGAGCGTCTTCGAGTTGATCCACACAGACGACCGAGCGCTCTTCAGGCGGCAGCTCCACTTCTCCCTCAACCCGCCCTGTGACGGTGCCTCCAGCCCCA GTGAACAGAACAGCGCTGAGATCAGCACCAACATGATCACCTACGACCCGCAGGTCATACCTCCAGAAAACTCCTCCTTCCTGGAGAGGAACTTCTGCTGTCGCTTCCGCTGCCTGCTCGACAATTCCTCCGGCTTCCTG GCTCTGAACTTCCGCGGACGCCTGAAATTCATTCACGGTCAGAACCGGGTGTCGGAGGACGGGAAGCTGGTCCCTCCGCAGCTCGCGCTGTTTTCGATCGCGACGCCGCTGCAGACGCCCTCCATCCTGGAGATCCGCACCAAGACACTCATCTTCCAGACCAAACACAAGCTGGACTTCACGCCCATGGGCATCGACACCAG GGGGAAGGTGGTGCTGGGTTACAATGAGGTGGAGCTCTGTATGAAGGGTTCAGGGTATCACTTCATCCACGCCGCTGACATGATGTACTGCGCCGAAAACCACTTAAGAA TGATGAAGACCGGGGACAGCGGCTTCACCGTCTTTAGGCTGCTGACCAAAAACCAGACGTGGGTCTGGGTGCAGGCCAGTGCCAGGCTGGTCTTTAAAGGGGGGAAGCCGGACTTCATCGTGGCCCGGCAGAGAGCGCTCAC AAACgaagaaggagaggagcagctccGCCTCCGGAGGCTGCAGCTGCCCTTTAACTTCGCCACTGGAGAGGCGCTGCTGTACGACACCGCCCCGAGCATCGACATCCCAGACCCGTGCTCCGCCCCCAAGCAGAGGAAGATGGACAGCTACTCCGTGAGCCGCGACTCCATCCTGGGCTGCATGCTGAGTCAGGACCAGTCCATCTACTGTGAACACAACAGTGCCAACACGCTCAGCTCCCTCAACGACATGGCCTTCAAGGACACGCACGCCACCGTCAACGTTCCCGGAGACGCTGCGTCCAAATCCGCGGTTGGAGGCCTTGTGAAGCCGGAGGCCACTGTTCAGGACATGGTGGAGACGCTGCAGGAGATCCTCGGGGACGGCGATCTGTCTGAAACTCTGGAAGTGGGTCCTGACGAGCTGAAGAGCTGGGAGAGCACCCTGCTGAAGATGAACTTCAACAGCTGCGAGTTCAGCGACAACCTCAACGACATCCTCAGCAACGACATCCTGTCCTAcgtggaggagcagctgaggaagGAGGGCGGGCTTCAGCTGCCCGATCAGCTGGACGACGTCCCCACCTACCTCTCCTCTCTGGAGCTCCAGACCGTGGAAGCAGATCAGGACTTTGGCTGGCCTCTGGAGCCTCCGAACCAGCTGATATCCAACGGAGGGATGATGGAACTGAGCCACCTGGACTTTCCGGGCCTTCAGCAGAGCTtccctgctcctctccagcttggCGCCCCAGTGACATTTAACTCCTCGTTGTCCAACGTGTGCCCCCAAACACAGAATCCACTGATAACCTTACAAGTCAACGCTACCGACAACAACCTGGCAGCGTTCCCGCTCAGACCGACCAATCCGCTTCTCCCCAACCAAATGACTCAACCAATCCAGAACCAGCTTCAGATGAGGGCGCCCAACCAGCCCGTCATCCTCCCGGACCAAAACACGGACAGACAGTTAAACGCAGTGTTCACCTTCCAAGGCAACCAGTGGAATTCCAGCTCCAACCAGGTGGAGAACGTGGATATTTCAAACCACCCGTCCCTGCCCAGCTGTCTGCAGGGCCGCTTCCCCCTGCAGGCGCAGAACGGTGTCAGTCAGAGGCAGGCGTGGcctctggagcagcagcagctccaccaacAGATGGCCGCCTGCCTCAAACAAATACCCAGAAACCCCATGGACGTCGGTGCCGTCGGCAGGCAGGTGTTCAGGACTCCCGAAACTCGAGGCGCTCCGGGTCCTGTCCCGCAGGATGCAGAGCCCCCGCCTGCGCAGAGATGCATGTTCAGAAACGCCCCGCCGGCCGCACCCGTGAACGGAGTGCACCACGCCAAGATCGCCTCCAAACCCTCCTGCTTCTACCAGGCCGGGTCTGCGCCGGGCGTGGCGGCGATCCCCGACGAGGCCGTGCTGTCCTGCCAGGTGGCTGCTGGTCTGACCCAAAACGGCGTGctgacacatcagcagcagtatCTCAGCTTCAGCGACCAGGCGCAG ATCAACAACCATCCAGTCGACAGGAATGTGAACGCGTGCTACTCGGAGAACAAATAG